A region of Drosophila suzukii chromosome 2L, CBGP_Dsuzu_IsoJpt1.0, whole genome shotgun sequence DNA encodes the following proteins:
- the salm gene encoding homeotic protein spalt-major isoform X2, which produces MKNHLSNVLCAMRSDFKDNHQETINKMIQFGTVKYGIVKQLKDRARSADKDTGSDQEENGGCSPLTTATTTASPSRSPEPEEEHHEEQMTPEHQNDKSFQVKPEIESVEDNNNRVAMAKPSSEEREPNASGSMPSSPVAEASAEEAATERSSEKEKDIEVDVEMGDEPPSSAVPSTEVALPGAAGAPVTLEAIQNMQMAIAQFAAKTIANGSNGADNEAAMKQLTFLQQTLFNLQQQQLFQIQLIQQLQSQLALNQAKQEELEEDQDQEQEQEQEQDAEQETDTYEEEERIADMELRQKAEARMAEAKARQHLINAGVPLRESSGSPAESLKRRREQDHESQPNRRPSLDHTHKDDAARDALAKLKEMENTPLPFGSDLASSIITHHDDLPEPNSLDLLQKRAQEVLDSASQGILANSMADDFAFGEKSGEGKGRNEPFFKHRCRYCGKVFGSDSALQIHIRSHTGERPFKCNVCGSRFTTKGNLKVHFQRHAQKFPHVPMNATPIPEHMDKFHPPLLDQMSPTDSSPTHSPAPPPLGSAPASFPPAFPGLQNLYRPPMEILKSLGAAAPHQFFPQDLPTDLRKPSPHLDEEEEPQVKNEPMEENNQREEQQDQENAECSEPEPEPLPLEVRIKEERVEEAQEEQVKEEDHRTESRRTPSPSAEHRSPHHHHHQQHHHHRHSHLGYPPVVQPIQPAALMHPQPSPGSQSHLDHLPTPGQLPPREDFFAERFPLNFTTAKMLSPEHHSPVRSPAGGALPPGVPPPPHHHPHHMARSPFFNPIKHEMAALLPRPHSNDNSWENFIEVSNTCETMKLKELMKNKKISDPNQCVVCDRVLSCKSALQMHYRTHTGERPFKCRICGRAFTTKGNLKTHMAVHKIRPPMRNFHQCPVCHKKYSNALVLQQHIRLHTGEPTDLTPEQIQAAEIRDPPPSMMPSHFMNPFAAAAFHFGALPGGPGGPPGPNHGAHNGALGSESSQGDLDDNMDCGEDYDDDVSSEHLSNSNLEQEGDRPRSGDDFKSLLFEQKLRIDATGVVNTNPVRPRSSSSSHGHSVGSTSAPTSPTQGHPSSLVPKPSLSPARSEASQGALDLTPRAAPTSSSSSRSPLPKEKPVSPPSLPRSPSGHSGHAAASLLTSPLPPTVGIDCLPPGLQHHLQQQHQHLMQQQAAVAAAAAAQHHHHQQMAALHQHQEQLRREAAEAQQKAAAAAAAAAAAAAAQRQTPPQPNQRQEGGPGAGPPGPNPLMGARPPFGMFPNLPLFPPATTQNMCNAMNQIAQSVMPAAPFNPLALSGVRGSTTCGICYKTFPCHSALEIHYRSHTKERPFKCNICDRGFTTKGNLKQHMLTHKIRDMEQETFRNRAVK; this is translated from the exons ATGAAAAATCACCTGTCCAACGTTCTGTGTGCGATGCGTAGTGACTTCAAGGATAATCACCAGGagaccatcaataaaatgaTACAATTTGGCACAGTGAAATATGGCATTGTCAAACAGCTGAAGGATCGCGCTCGCAGCGCCGACAAAG ACACTGGTAGCGATCAGGAGGAGAACGGTGGCTGCTCGCCACTGACCACGGCCACCACTACGGCCAGTCCCAGCCGGAGTCCCGAGCCGGAGGAGGAGCACCACGAGGAGCAGATGACTCCCGAGCACCAGAACGACAAGAGCTTCCAGGTGAAGCCGGAGATAGAGTCCGTGGAGGATAACAACAACAGGGTGGCGATGGCCAAGCCGAGTTCCGAGGAGCGGGAGCCGAATGCCAGCGGTTCCATGCCGAGCTCCCCCGTGGCGGAGGCCAGTGCCGAGGAGGCGGCCACGGAGAGGTCCTCCGAGAAAGAGAAGGACATCGAGGTGGATGTGGAGATGGGAGACGAGCCGCCGAGCAGTGCGGTGCCCTCCACGGAGGTGGCTCTACCGGGAGCAGCAGGCGCTCCAGTCACTCTGGAGGCTATCCAGAACATGCAAATGGCCATTGCCCAATTTGCGGCCAAGACCATTGCCAACGGCTCCAATGGAGCCGACAATGAGGCTGCCATGAAGCAACTGACCTTCCTGCAGCAAACCCTCTTCAacctgcagcagcagcagctcttCCAGATCCAACTGATCCAGCAGCTCCAGTCGCAGCTGGCCCTTAATCAGGCCAAGCAGGAGGAGCTCGAGGAGGATCAGGatcaggagcaggagcaggagcaggagcaggatgCGGAGCAGGAGACCGACACctacgaggaggaggagcgcATTGCCGACATGGAGCTGCGCCAGAAGGCGGAGGCCAGGATGGCGGAGGCCAAGGCGCGTCAGCATCTGATAAATGCGGGTGTCCCGCTGCGAGAGTCCTCCGGCTCCCCGGCGGAGTCGCTGAAGAGGAGGCGGGAGCAGGATCACGAGTCCCAGCCAAATCGTAGACCGAGTTTGGACCACACTCACAAGGATGACGCGGCCCGGGATGCGCTGGCCAAGCTGAAGGAAATGGAGAACACACCGCTGCCCTTTGGCTCGGATCTGGCCTCCAGCATCATCACCCACCACGACGATCTGCCGGAGCCGAACTCCCTGGATCTCCTGCAGAAGCGCGCCCAGGAGGTGCTGGACTCGGCCTCGCAGGGCATCCTGGCCAACAGCATGGCCGATGACTTTGCCTTCGGTGAGAAGTCGGGTGAGGGAAAGGGTCGCAATGAGCCCTTCTTCAAGCACCGCTGCCGGTACTGCGGGAAGGTCTTCGGCTCGGACTCGGCGCTCCAGATCCACATCAGATCGCATACCGGAGAAAGACCCTTCAAGTGCAACGTGTGCGGCAGTCGGTTCACCACCAAGGGAAACCTCAAGGTCCACTTCCAGCGACACGCCCAAAAGTTCCCCCACGTGCCCATgaatgccacgcccattccCGAGCACATGGACAAGTTCCATCCACCCCTGCTGGACCAAATGTCGCCCACGGACAGCTCGCCCACCCACTCGCCTGCCCCACCCCCGCTGGGTTCTGCCCCCGCCTCCTTTCCGCCCGCCTTTCCTGGCCTCCAGAATCTCTACCGGCCACCCATGGAGATCCTCAAGAGCCTGGGAGCCGCTGCCCCGCACCAGTTCTTCCCACAAGACCTGCCCACGGATCTGAGGAAGCCCTCGCCGCACTtggacgaggaggaggagccgCAGGTCAAGAACGAACCCATGGAGGAGAATAATCAGCGGGAGGAGCAGCAGGATCAGGAGAATGCCGAGTGCTCCGAGCCCGAGCCGGAACCCCTGCCACTGGAGGTTCGCATCAAGGAGGAGCGCGTGGAGGAGGCTCAGGAGGAGCAGGTGAAGGAGGAAGATCATCGAACGGAGTCACGGAGGACGCCCTCTCCGTCGGCAGAGCACCGCTCCCCGCATCACCACCACCatcagcagcaccaccaccaccgccaTAGCCACCTGGGTTATCCACCGGTGGTGCAGCCCATCCAACCGGCCGCCCTGATGCACCCGCAGCCCTCGCCGGGCTCCCAATCCCATCTAGACCATCTGCCCACACCTGGACAGTTGCCGCCTCGCGAGGATTTCTTCGCCGAGCGTTTCCCCCTCAACTTCACCACCGCCAAGATGCTTTCCCCCGAGCACCACTCACCCGTGAGATCGCCCGCCGGAGGAGCCCTTCCGCCGGGAGTGCCGCCACCACCGCACCACCACCCGCACCACATGGCCAGATCGCCGTTCTTCAATCCCATCAAGCACGAGATGGCCGCCCtactgccacgcccccacaGCAACGACAACTCGTGGGAGAACTTCATCGAGGTCTCGAACACCTGCGAGACCATGAAGCTCAAGGAGCTGATGAAGAACAAGAAGATCAGCGACCCCAACCAGTGCGTGGTCTGCGACCGGGTGCTGTCCTGCAAGAGTGCCCTCCAGATGCACTACCGCACCCACACCGGCGAGCGTCCCTTCAAGTGCCGCATCTGCGGCCGGGCCTTTACCACCAAGGGCAACCTGAAGACCCACATGGCGGTGCACAAGATCCGCCCGCCGATGCGGAACTTCCACCAGTGCCCCGTCTGCCACAAGAAGTACTCGAATGCCCTGGTCCTGCAGCAGCACATCCGGCTGCACACAGGTGAGCCCACGGATCTGACGCCCGAGCAAATCCAGGCGGCCGAGATCAGGGATCCGCCGCCCTCGATGATGCCGAGTCACTTTATGAATCCCTTCGCGGCGGCGGCCTTCCATTTCGGAGCCTTACCTGGCGGACCAGGTGGTCCTCCGGGTCCCAATCACGGAGCCCACAACGGCGCCCTCGGTTCGGAGTCCTCGCAGGGCGATCTGGACGACAACATGGATTGCGGGGAGGACTATGACGATGATGTTTCCTCGGAGCACCTCTCGAACAGCAACCTCGAACAGGAGGGCGACAGGCCCCGCTCCGGCGATGACTTCAAGTCGCTGTTGTTCGAGCAAAAGCTGAGGATCGATGCCACCGGAGTAGTCAACACGAATCCCGTGCGACCGCGTTCCTCGTCCTCGAGCCATGGCCACTCGGTGGGCTCCACCTCGGCACCCACCTCGCCCACCCAGGGGCATCCATCGTCCCTGGTGCCGAAGCCCAGTTTATCGCCGGCTCGATCGGAGGCTTCCCAGGGAGCTCTGGATCTCACACCACGAGCTGCTCCCACCTCGAGTTCCAGTTCGAGATCACCGCTGCCAAAGGAGAAGCCCGTGAGTCCGCCGAGCTTGCCCAGGAGTCCCAGTGGTCACAGTGGTCACGCCGCCGCCTCCCTGCTCACCTCCCCCCTGCCGCCCACCGTGGGCATCGATTGCCTGCCCCCCGGACTGCAGCATcacctgcagcagcagcatcagcatctGATGCAACAACAGGCGGCAGTggcggcggcagcggcggctCAGCATCACCACCACCAGCAGATGGCCGCCCTGCACCAGCACCAGGAGCAACTGCGTCGCGAGGCAGCGGAGGCGCAGCAGAAGGCcgcagcagctgcagcagcagcggccGCAGCAGCCGCCGCCCAGCGCCAAACCCCACCGCAGCCGAATCAGCGACAGGAGGGCGGACCGGGAGCGGGACCGCCAGGACCCAATCCGCTGATGGGCGCCCGCCCGCCCTTCGGCATGTTCCCCAACCTGCCGCTCTTCCCGCCCGCCACCACCCAGAACATGTGCAATGCCATGAACCAGATCGCCCAGTCCGTGATGCCCGCCGCACCGTTTAACCCACTGGCGCTGAGCGGGGTGCGCGGCAGCACCACCTGCGGCATCTGCTACAAGACATTCCCCTGCCACTCGGCGCTGGAGATCCACTACAGGAGCCACACCAAGGAGCGGCCCTTCAAGTGCAACATCTGCGACCGCGGCTTCACCACCAAG GGCAACCTGAAGCAACACATGCTAACTCATAAAATCCGCGACATGGAGCAAGAAACCTTCAGAAATCGTGCCGTAAA ATGA
- the salm gene encoding homeotic protein spalt-major isoform X1 has translation MKNHLSNVLCAMRSDFKDNHQETINKMIQFGTVKYGIVKQLKDRARSADKDTGSDQEENGGCSPLTTATTTASPSRSPEPEEEHHEEQMTPEHQNDKSFQVKPEIESVEDNNNRVAMAKPSSEEREPNASGSMPSSPVAEASAEEAATERSSEKEKDIEVDVEMGDEPPSSAVPSTEVALPGAAGAPVTLEAIQNMQMAIAQFAAKTIANGSNGADNEAAMKQLTFLQQTLFNLQQQQLFQIQLIQQLQSQLALNQAKQEELEEDQDQEQEQEQEQDAEQETDTYEEEERIADMELRQKAEARMAEAKARQHLINAGVPLRESSGSPAESLKRRREQDHESQPNRRPSLDHTHKDDAARDALAKLKEMENTPLPFGSDLASSIITHHDDLPEPNSLDLLQKRAQEVLDSASQGILANSMADDFAFGEKSGEGKGRNEPFFKHRCRYCGKVFGSDSALQIHIRSHTGERPFKCNVCGSRFTTKGNLKVHFQRHAQKFPHVPMNATPIPEHMDKFHPPLLDQMSPTDSSPTHSPAPPPLGSAPASFPPAFPGLQNLYRPPMEILKSLGAAAPHQFFPQDLPTDLRKPSPHLDEEEEPQVKNEPMEENNQREEQQDQENAECSEPEPEPLPLEVRIKEERVEEAQEEQVKEEDHRTESRRTPSPSAEHRSPHHHHHQQHHHHRHSHLGYPPVVQPIQPAALMHPQPSPGSQSHLDHLPTPGQLPPREDFFAERFPLNFTTAKMLSPEHHSPVRSPAGGALPPGVPPPPHHHPHHMARSPFFNPIKHEMAALLPRPHSNDNSWENFIEVSNTCETMKLKELMKNKKISDPNQCVVCDRVLSCKSALQMHYRTHTGERPFKCRICGRAFTTKGNLKTHMAVHKIRPPMRNFHQCPVCHKKYSNALVLQQHIRLHTGEPTDLTPEQIQAAEIRDPPPSMMPSHFMNPFAAAAFHFGALPGGPGGPPGPNHGAHNGALGSESSQGDLDDNMDCGEDYDDDVSSEHLSNSNLEQEGDRPRSGDDFKSLLFEQKLRIDATGVVNTNPVRPRSSSSSHGHSVGSTSAPTSPTQGHPSSLVPKPSLSPARSEASQGALDLTPRAAPTSSSSSRSPLPKEKPVSPPSLPRSPSGHSGHAAASLLTSPLPPTVGIDCLPPGLQHHLQQQHQHLMQQQAAVAAAAAAQHHHHQQMAALHQHQEQLRREAAEAQQKAAAAAAAAAAAAAAQRQTPPQPNQRQEGGPGAGPPGPNPLMGARPPFGMFPNLPLFPPATTQNMCNAMNQIAQSVMPAAPFNPLALSGVRGSTTCGICYKTFPCHSALEIHYRSHTKERPFKCNICDRGFTTKGNLKQHMLTHKIRDMEQETFRNRAVKYMNEWSDDRE, from the exons ATGAAAAATCACCTGTCCAACGTTCTGTGTGCGATGCGTAGTGACTTCAAGGATAATCACCAGGagaccatcaataaaatgaTACAATTTGGCACAGTGAAATATGGCATTGTCAAACAGCTGAAGGATCGCGCTCGCAGCGCCGACAAAG ACACTGGTAGCGATCAGGAGGAGAACGGTGGCTGCTCGCCACTGACCACGGCCACCACTACGGCCAGTCCCAGCCGGAGTCCCGAGCCGGAGGAGGAGCACCACGAGGAGCAGATGACTCCCGAGCACCAGAACGACAAGAGCTTCCAGGTGAAGCCGGAGATAGAGTCCGTGGAGGATAACAACAACAGGGTGGCGATGGCCAAGCCGAGTTCCGAGGAGCGGGAGCCGAATGCCAGCGGTTCCATGCCGAGCTCCCCCGTGGCGGAGGCCAGTGCCGAGGAGGCGGCCACGGAGAGGTCCTCCGAGAAAGAGAAGGACATCGAGGTGGATGTGGAGATGGGAGACGAGCCGCCGAGCAGTGCGGTGCCCTCCACGGAGGTGGCTCTACCGGGAGCAGCAGGCGCTCCAGTCACTCTGGAGGCTATCCAGAACATGCAAATGGCCATTGCCCAATTTGCGGCCAAGACCATTGCCAACGGCTCCAATGGAGCCGACAATGAGGCTGCCATGAAGCAACTGACCTTCCTGCAGCAAACCCTCTTCAacctgcagcagcagcagctcttCCAGATCCAACTGATCCAGCAGCTCCAGTCGCAGCTGGCCCTTAATCAGGCCAAGCAGGAGGAGCTCGAGGAGGATCAGGatcaggagcaggagcaggagcaggagcaggatgCGGAGCAGGAGACCGACACctacgaggaggaggagcgcATTGCCGACATGGAGCTGCGCCAGAAGGCGGAGGCCAGGATGGCGGAGGCCAAGGCGCGTCAGCATCTGATAAATGCGGGTGTCCCGCTGCGAGAGTCCTCCGGCTCCCCGGCGGAGTCGCTGAAGAGGAGGCGGGAGCAGGATCACGAGTCCCAGCCAAATCGTAGACCGAGTTTGGACCACACTCACAAGGATGACGCGGCCCGGGATGCGCTGGCCAAGCTGAAGGAAATGGAGAACACACCGCTGCCCTTTGGCTCGGATCTGGCCTCCAGCATCATCACCCACCACGACGATCTGCCGGAGCCGAACTCCCTGGATCTCCTGCAGAAGCGCGCCCAGGAGGTGCTGGACTCGGCCTCGCAGGGCATCCTGGCCAACAGCATGGCCGATGACTTTGCCTTCGGTGAGAAGTCGGGTGAGGGAAAGGGTCGCAATGAGCCCTTCTTCAAGCACCGCTGCCGGTACTGCGGGAAGGTCTTCGGCTCGGACTCGGCGCTCCAGATCCACATCAGATCGCATACCGGAGAAAGACCCTTCAAGTGCAACGTGTGCGGCAGTCGGTTCACCACCAAGGGAAACCTCAAGGTCCACTTCCAGCGACACGCCCAAAAGTTCCCCCACGTGCCCATgaatgccacgcccattccCGAGCACATGGACAAGTTCCATCCACCCCTGCTGGACCAAATGTCGCCCACGGACAGCTCGCCCACCCACTCGCCTGCCCCACCCCCGCTGGGTTCTGCCCCCGCCTCCTTTCCGCCCGCCTTTCCTGGCCTCCAGAATCTCTACCGGCCACCCATGGAGATCCTCAAGAGCCTGGGAGCCGCTGCCCCGCACCAGTTCTTCCCACAAGACCTGCCCACGGATCTGAGGAAGCCCTCGCCGCACTtggacgaggaggaggagccgCAGGTCAAGAACGAACCCATGGAGGAGAATAATCAGCGGGAGGAGCAGCAGGATCAGGAGAATGCCGAGTGCTCCGAGCCCGAGCCGGAACCCCTGCCACTGGAGGTTCGCATCAAGGAGGAGCGCGTGGAGGAGGCTCAGGAGGAGCAGGTGAAGGAGGAAGATCATCGAACGGAGTCACGGAGGACGCCCTCTCCGTCGGCAGAGCACCGCTCCCCGCATCACCACCACCatcagcagcaccaccaccaccgccaTAGCCACCTGGGTTATCCACCGGTGGTGCAGCCCATCCAACCGGCCGCCCTGATGCACCCGCAGCCCTCGCCGGGCTCCCAATCCCATCTAGACCATCTGCCCACACCTGGACAGTTGCCGCCTCGCGAGGATTTCTTCGCCGAGCGTTTCCCCCTCAACTTCACCACCGCCAAGATGCTTTCCCCCGAGCACCACTCACCCGTGAGATCGCCCGCCGGAGGAGCCCTTCCGCCGGGAGTGCCGCCACCACCGCACCACCACCCGCACCACATGGCCAGATCGCCGTTCTTCAATCCCATCAAGCACGAGATGGCCGCCCtactgccacgcccccacaGCAACGACAACTCGTGGGAGAACTTCATCGAGGTCTCGAACACCTGCGAGACCATGAAGCTCAAGGAGCTGATGAAGAACAAGAAGATCAGCGACCCCAACCAGTGCGTGGTCTGCGACCGGGTGCTGTCCTGCAAGAGTGCCCTCCAGATGCACTACCGCACCCACACCGGCGAGCGTCCCTTCAAGTGCCGCATCTGCGGCCGGGCCTTTACCACCAAGGGCAACCTGAAGACCCACATGGCGGTGCACAAGATCCGCCCGCCGATGCGGAACTTCCACCAGTGCCCCGTCTGCCACAAGAAGTACTCGAATGCCCTGGTCCTGCAGCAGCACATCCGGCTGCACACAGGTGAGCCCACGGATCTGACGCCCGAGCAAATCCAGGCGGCCGAGATCAGGGATCCGCCGCCCTCGATGATGCCGAGTCACTTTATGAATCCCTTCGCGGCGGCGGCCTTCCATTTCGGAGCCTTACCTGGCGGACCAGGTGGTCCTCCGGGTCCCAATCACGGAGCCCACAACGGCGCCCTCGGTTCGGAGTCCTCGCAGGGCGATCTGGACGACAACATGGATTGCGGGGAGGACTATGACGATGATGTTTCCTCGGAGCACCTCTCGAACAGCAACCTCGAACAGGAGGGCGACAGGCCCCGCTCCGGCGATGACTTCAAGTCGCTGTTGTTCGAGCAAAAGCTGAGGATCGATGCCACCGGAGTAGTCAACACGAATCCCGTGCGACCGCGTTCCTCGTCCTCGAGCCATGGCCACTCGGTGGGCTCCACCTCGGCACCCACCTCGCCCACCCAGGGGCATCCATCGTCCCTGGTGCCGAAGCCCAGTTTATCGCCGGCTCGATCGGAGGCTTCCCAGGGAGCTCTGGATCTCACACCACGAGCTGCTCCCACCTCGAGTTCCAGTTCGAGATCACCGCTGCCAAAGGAGAAGCCCGTGAGTCCGCCGAGCTTGCCCAGGAGTCCCAGTGGTCACAGTGGTCACGCCGCCGCCTCCCTGCTCACCTCCCCCCTGCCGCCCACCGTGGGCATCGATTGCCTGCCCCCCGGACTGCAGCATcacctgcagcagcagcatcagcatctGATGCAACAACAGGCGGCAGTggcggcggcagcggcggctCAGCATCACCACCACCAGCAGATGGCCGCCCTGCACCAGCACCAGGAGCAACTGCGTCGCGAGGCAGCGGAGGCGCAGCAGAAGGCcgcagcagctgcagcagcagcggccGCAGCAGCCGCCGCCCAGCGCCAAACCCCACCGCAGCCGAATCAGCGACAGGAGGGCGGACCGGGAGCGGGACCGCCAGGACCCAATCCGCTGATGGGCGCCCGCCCGCCCTTCGGCATGTTCCCCAACCTGCCGCTCTTCCCGCCCGCCACCACCCAGAACATGTGCAATGCCATGAACCAGATCGCCCAGTCCGTGATGCCCGCCGCACCGTTTAACCCACTGGCGCTGAGCGGGGTGCGCGGCAGCACCACCTGCGGCATCTGCTACAAGACATTCCCCTGCCACTCGGCGCTGGAGATCCACTACAGGAGCCACACCAAGGAGCGGCCCTTCAAGTGCAACATCTGCGACCGCGGCTTCACCACCAAG GGCAACCTGAAGCAACACATGCTAACTCATAAAATCCGCGACATGGAGCAAGAAACCTTCAGAAATCGTGCCGTAAAGTAT ATGAATGAGTGGAGCGACGATCGCGAATAA